In Fusarium verticillioides 7600 chromosome 4, whole genome shotgun sequence, the following proteins share a genomic window:
- a CDS encoding DnaJ like subfamily A member 5, with protein MGAQQSSETSNAGGPAPVAKTCYYELLSVERSATDDEIKRAYRRKALELHPDRNINDVETATRRFAEVQTAYEILSDPQERAWYDSHRDAILSGRDGDDDGQPTTFRNVRLTSAEEIMGLIRKFNAAVPFDDEPTGFYGICRETFEHLAMEEEAAADNDDLDVRDYPTFGSSGDDYEDVVKPFYTAWTGFATVKSFAWKDKYRLSDAPDRRVRRLMEKENKKMREDAIREFNDAVNFLVGFVRKRDPRYLPNSQTQDERQASLRNAAAAQAARSRAANQERMASFEIPEWAQARSDDNGAEGDFSESEEESEVEILECVVCNKSFKSEKQLEAHEKSKKHIKAVQQLRRQMKREGAELELDEVSSPREANANKQKDPAAQEDSVKEGPLQSTQGEAVSPPPADSSLAATPAESADASDDTDYAPRDVVGERIASASQLKITSDVTNEDDEISASVQGLSVDEPAQGKKVGKAKAKRAKKAAAAQSQKEEEVC; from the exons ATGGGAGCCCAACAATCCTCAGAAACCTCCAATGCTGGTGGCCCAGCTCCCGTCGCAAAAACATGTTACTACGAGCTGCTCAGTGTTGAGCGTTCTGCAACAGACGATGA GATCAAGCGAGCCTACCGCAGAAAAGCACTCGAGCTTCATCCTGATCGCAACATCAATGATGTCGAGACCGCCACACGCCGCTTTGCTGAAGTTCAAACCGCTTACGAGATCCTGTCTGATCCTCAAGAGAGAGCTTGGTACGATTCACACCGCGATGCCATCCTCAGTGGAAGAgacggcgacgatgacggcCAACCTACTACTTTCCGCAATGTGCGACTCACATCGGCTGAGGAGATCATGGGCTTGATCCGCAAGTTCAATGCTGCGGTGCCCTTCGATGACGAACCCACGGGTTTTTACGGAATTTGCAGGGAAACTTTCGAACACTTGgccatggaagaggaggctgctgccgATAACGACGACCTCGATGTCCGGGACTACCCAACTTTTGGATCCTCTGGCGATGACTACGAGGATGTTGTGAAACCATTTTACACTGCATGGACTGGCTTCGCAACCGTCAAGTCATTCGCATGGAAGGATAAATATCGACTTTCTGACGCCCCCGACCGCCGTGTCCGCCgtttgatggagaaggagaacaagaagatgcgGGAGGACGCCATTCGCGAGTTCAATGATGCTGTCAACTTCCTTGTCGGCTTCGTGCGCAAACGAGACCCCAGATACCTACCCAATTCGCAGACCCAAGACGAGCGCCAGGCTTCCCTGCGAAATGCTGCTGCGGCCCAGGCCGCTCGATCGCGAGCTGCGAACCAGGAACGCATGGCATCATTCGAGATTCCCGAATGGGCCCAGGCTCGATCCGACGACAATGGAGCAGAGGGGGATTTTTCAGAATCTGAAGAGGAATCAGAGGTTGAGATACTGGAGTGCGTTGTATGCAACAAGTCGTTCAAAAGCgagaagcagcttgaggCGCacgagaagagcaagaagcacatcaaggctgttcaaCAACTGCGTCGGCAGATGAAGCGCGAAGGTgctgagctggagcttgatgaggtatCATCGCCACGTGAGGCAAATGCGAACAAGCAAAAAGATCCTGCAGCACAGGAAGACAGTGTTAAAGAGGGGCCGCTTCAATCGACTCAAGGTGAGGCTGTATCGCCGCCTCCAGCGGATTCGTCCCTCGCCGCGACACCTGCTGAGTCTGCAGACGCATCAGACGACACCGACTACGCACCCAGGGATGTTGTTGGGGAGAGAATAGCTTCGGCCAGCCAACTCAAGATTACCAGCGATGTTACTaatgaagacgatgaaatATCAGCATCAGTGCAGGGTCTGTCGGTTGATGAGCCTGCGcagggcaagaaggtt